In one Brienomyrus brachyistius isolate T26 chromosome 12, BBRACH_0.4, whole genome shotgun sequence genomic region, the following are encoded:
- the syt4 gene encoding synaptotagmin-4, whose amino-acid sequence MAPVLPEEAHFAEVPVTVGLVSILGLVFSVSLFSWICCQRKSAKANKTPPYKFVHMLKGVDIYPESLSGKKKFGATEKTDTSTKQGSGLATGRASLHLDLEKRDLNGNFTKPPNTKVRSSPDLELSSPHPGSNHGGKDLSSPKSGLSSHAMTPADKGHDKEGGLGTLFFSLEYNFEKKAFIVHIKEAHGLSAMDEQSLTSDPYIKLTLLPEKKHKVKTRVLRKTLDPAFDETFSFYGIPYGRIPELSLHFMVLSFDRFSRDEVIGETLVPLAGIDLSEGRILMNREIIKRNTRRNAGRAELLVSLCYQSTTSTLTVVVLKARHLPKAETNIPSDPYVKVNLYHGKKRVCKKKSHVKKSSPNPVFNELFVFDIPSEKGLQDTSVELLLQDSEGNGQNPVIGRLLLGTTSPGTPGEHWREICDHPRRQIAKWHALVED is encoded by the exons ATGGCTCCTGTGTTGCCGGAGGAAGCGCACTTTG CTGAGGTACCAGTCACAGTTGGCCTTGTCAGCATCTTAGGCCTGGTCTTCAGTGTCTCCCTTTTTTCATGGATCTGCTGTCAGCGCAAGTCAGCCAAGGCCAACAAAACACCCCCTTACAAATTTGTGCACATGCTAAAGGGTGTAGACATTTATCCAGAAAGCCTTAGTGGCAAAAAGAAGTTTGGGGCGACTGAGAAGACAGACACAAGCACTAAACAAGGATCAGGTCTTGCCACAGGCAGGGCCTCGCTCCACCTGGACCTGGAGAAGCGAGATCTCAACGGAAACTTCACTAAGCCTCCCAACACCAAGGTTCGGAGTTCTCCAGATCTGGAGCTATCATCGCCCCACCCAGGCTCAAATCATGGAGGAAAGGATTTAAGTTCCCCCAAAAGTGGTCTCTCTAGTCACGCCATGACTCCAGCTGACAAGGGCCATGACAAGGAGGGCGGTCTCGGTACCCTTTTCTTCTCCCTTGAGTACAACTTTGAGAAGAAGGCCTTCATCGTGCACATCAAAGAGGCTCATGGGCTCTCTGCGATGGATGAGCAgtccctgacctctgacccgTACATCAAGCTGACCCTCCTGCCAGAGAAGAAGCACAAAGTGAAGACCCGCGTCCTGAGAAAGACGCTGGACCCGGCCTTCGACGAGACCTTCAGCTTCTATGGCATCCCCTATGGCCGCATCCCTGAGCTCTCCCTTCACTTCATGGTGCTCAGCTTCGACCGCTTTTCTCGCGATGAGGTCATCGGGGAGACGCTGGTACCATTAGCTGGCATTGACCTTTCTGAGGGGCGCATCCTCATGAACCGGGAGATCATCAAGCGTAACACTAGG AGGAACGCGGGAAGAGCGGAGCTCTTGGTGTCTCTCTGCTATCAGTCCACCACCAGCACTCTCACAGTGGTGGTTCTGAAAGCCCGCCACTTGCCCAAAGCTGAGACCAACATTCCCTCAG ATCCTTACGTGAAGGTCAACCTGTATCATGGCAAAAAGAGGGTGTGCAAGAAGAAGTCCCATGTAAAGAAGTCCTCCCCAAACCCTGTCTTCAACGAGCTGTTCGTGTTCGACATTCCATCAGAGAAGGGCCTGCAGGACACCAGCGTGGAGCTCCTGCTGCAGGACTCGGAGGGGAATGGCCAGAACCCTGTCATTGGACGGCTCCTGCTAGGCACGACCTCTCCAGGGACCCCAGGCGAACACTGGCGTGAGATCTGCGACCACCCCCGCAGACAGATCGCCAAGTGGCACGCGCTGGTCGAAGACTAG